From the genome of Phoenix dactylifera cultivar Barhee BC4 chromosome 5, palm_55x_up_171113_PBpolish2nd_filt_p, whole genome shotgun sequence:
AATATACTGGTCTTCCTTCCTTTTTAATAAGATTTAGCAcctaattattattattgaactGTACAAAATAGACCCAGGCACTTAATGAATGCCTAACTTTGCAAAGCTTTTCTTGGACTGTGccattaaagaataaaaatgatGTTCATCAATAATGGAACGAGTGATATGATAGTAGAAAAACTAAGATAATAAACAACATTTACCAAATAAGGAAAATACACTTACACCACTATACTTTATCCAAGTTACATATTGACCCCTTGTTTTTCAGCCCGTCCACTAAATAGTCTAAATTACTTTTCTATTCCGAACTGGCCATCCCATCCATCTCCATCAACCGGGCTTCAACAAAAGGCTCATACGACCATTGCATGCCTAAAACGTCTAAAATTCTTAAAATACCCCACGCAACGCCTTCATGAATTGGTCTCCATTGAACCAAGCTAGAGTTTTCTGGTGTCGTCAAGCAACCTCGTCCATCTAAGCCACTATGGAAGAAGAGCTCTATAAGGAATATAagtttattttttcttgaagtgTTGCACCTCCTTAAAATGGATGCATGTACATCACACCTACTACGATGGTTGCCAAAGCTCGGAGTGAACCCGAAATAAGCCATGGACATGAATTTACCAAATGATAAGAATGCCTTTGAGATTCAATCATAAAATATTTTGCCCCAGTTGTTTGTAAACCtcctaaaagaaaaaagaggagttAGGCAATAATTACAATGCACCAAAATCTCTTCCACGACAATACAGGGTAAATTATAAGTCTTACTGGTCCAACCTGCTGTCCAAATTCTTTCGATCCATACAATGTTGCTAAAGAAAGGGATAGTACTTTCTCAACTCCCCTTCAAAAGCTGGGAGACAACTAAACCTAGTTTATAATTCACCTCCTAAGTCTGGTCGGATCCAAGTCTTACCAAACCAAAACCCAGACCCTTGAGgtttttgtttcaatttttttctataACTAGTCTATTGAAGAATCAGGTCAAGACCGGGTTCACGTATTAAAAACATCAAGACTCATCAGGTCTTTGGTTTGGACTTGAGAATATTAAGAAGTGAGCCCCATTCAATGTGCATTGGGATTGGGTTGGATTTCCTTTGAGCATTGAAGAATGTATCTTGAAATATTAATCGAGTTAAAAATCATCCATGCTTTAAGAAGCCTATTAATGAAGCTTCCAGTCACATACTTCAAAATTAGACCATAAACAAGAAGCATGGcggattaaaaattaaaaaaaaaaaaaattgaattcgtACACCAGAACATATTGTAAAATATGAATTTTTTCccctattctttctctcatatCATATCATACCATGAAGCAATCAATTGAGACCGAAAATTCTCAAATTCAGATCCGACACAAAATTTTCAATAAGCCTAATTTTGAACCGTAACCAACCCGCTCATTAGCTGGTTAGGGTTGAGCCACAATCCGGTGCTGGGTTTGCAGATTGAACAGACAGGCCTGGATAATCCAACTCCAGATTCATAAATCTAGTTAAACCACAAGCTAAAATTGTCACCTAtattcattaaaagattgagataaACTAGTCTCTGATATAACTTGCTCACCCTTCTAATCATTGGATATTCACAATGTCCTAATCCTTGGACTTCTAATTTCATCAACAAGATTGAGATATAAACATTACAAGGAAAATTCTAGTCGCCCCCCTCCCTTATCTATTGTACAATAAGCATTCTGTCATACAGGGctgctcttctttttcttttctttttttttttttgtggatgaAACAGGGCTCTTCTAATAATAGAAGATTTCATTTTAAGAAGAATTCAcacaaaaaaaatgttatataTACCCAGGTATATATATGTTCAGATGATCCACTACATCTTTTCAagcaatcaaaaattcaaacttgacaaataaaaaatagctaccatatatatttcaaaatatgCCATAATGAAGCTTCCACATTAAAGTTTAATTGGTTGAcaaatacattacaaattttcgAAAAATAAATTCAATTGAAAATTAGCAGCTTGGTTCCATGAAAGAACTGGAGATTTCATACCACATGAGCTCCTTCCAAAGACTTCCAAATCGCGCAgcactcctcttcctcctctttcgaCTTCCTCCTTCCTGAGAGAACCCCAAAAGAAGAGCTGGGCATCTGCATGAGGTCCAGCGTCACATGGCTGCCAGACTCCTGGAATTGGTTCCAGCCATCCGCAAGCTGAGTTTGTGCTTGCAATGGTTCTTGATGCTGATGTGGCACATAAGGAAGGGTTGCCTGGTCCGCTGAGCCCATATTGTGCCAGCCACCACGGTCGGAGAACAGTTGCCTGGCAAGGACAGCAGCTCGGTTCTCCGCGATCAGTTCTCGAAGTGCAGCGCTGGATCGAGAAGAGAGGTCAGGACTTGAAACCCAAGGGGAGGCCTTGGATGACAGAAGAGAGAGAGCACGACTCGGAGAAGTTGGTATAGAGGGAAATCTGCTGCTCGTCATTGTATTTTCTgcgaggggaaaaaaaaaaaaaaaagagtacaaTGCGAAGAAACTccttaaatttaaatatttgagaaaacgagaaaaaaaaaattccccaTCAATTATTGGAGTGCATAAAGATAAAGTTTATGATCAAGCTCTGCTTCCCCGGTTCTTAAAGCCATCTtacaagaattttttttgaataaacaaACAGTCAAAGAAATGCTTACATTCGCTAAAATGGGAAAAGAAATTAATTGGGACTTGAATCTCCCTGGAAACAAGCAGACTGGCTTTTTAGGGTACTCGGTTTGTCTACAAACTTATGGTGAGCTGCTCGAAGTGTTCTAAAGAGAACATCTATTCTAGAAATGCTAGATACATGTCCCTTATTCCTATAAATATGGCCATGGGGGGATCACCAGGTGAGAAAGTGATTcttgaaaataaaacaaaaccaGCCTTCTCGTGTTTATATTCAGGCGAAGCATTCCTTTGCTTCTCCAACTTGGTCCTATTGTCCCTCATGTACGGTCATCCATGAGCACAATATTGGCTGCATAAAGAGATGAAGCTAGGTAGACTTGAGAGGGGGGTGTTACACtctatacatgcatgcatacaaaATAATTTAAGACACATTTACATTTCTGTATATGTATGTAGTTTTTGAAAGTCCATCCAGAAACAGCCCTAACGGCTAACCTCCTGGTTCTCGAAGACAGCAATAAGCACCAAGTGGGCTGCCAGATATCAGGCCATAAAAACCTCTTGACTGCTAGCCCAAAAATTCTTACATTTAgttaaagattaaaaataaatcTGACAATAGTCAAAACAGTTAAAACAATAGGATTCCACACGTGCCCGGCCTGGCCTCGCTCATGCTATGCATCAGACATGCATGGCACGACTGAACTGAGTGCTACAGCGTGTGGCCCAAAGGCCAACACATTCAACTATGGTCTCCTAGTGGAGGAACTATTAAATGTTCTTGCATTAAATCTCTCAATGTGGGAGTAAAGGTTTTAATGAAcaagtttgaaaaaaaattttaacGGTTGAGAACTTGTCCAACCAAAATCTGGAAAATTAAATTGAAAATGTTTTTAAGATTAAGTATCAAAAAACTAAGGTCTGGTTTTGAACATGGATGGTGGCACTTCCACTACATTTCCCAGAAAAAAACACAGACCAGATTTTCCTGAAGAGAAAGGTAATGTCATACAATAGAAAACAGAAGAACCTCATATTGATAGGAGATGCTCTCCAAAAGAAATTTGTGTATGGAAAAGGAAGGAAACCactgtttttaaaaaaaaacaaaaatgcaaGGGGTCTGATCATgacccaagaaaaggttgaTTACTTTCTCTAAAGAAACAATTTAACACAAGAGAtgaagatatttaaaaattggaTTAGAATGGAATTCCAAATTGTTAAGAATAGGGATAATAAAAcctgatttgaaattcaaataattGGTGTAACAATTTAATACAAGGTTCTTCTAGCCACATTATTCCATGGTTGTAACCACTTGATGATACTTGTCACTTGTAACCAACCGGCCTTTAAAAACAGATATTACATTCTCTCACAAAAAGTGAAGGACTGAGTCAATTCTTTGCTTGTTTACAAGTGCAAATAATTCTATGTTAACCCTTCGAAACCTACTTTTAAAGCCTTTAGATCTTACACAATTCAATCTAAAGTACGTAGCCTCTTATCATATATCTCCTATTACAAATAGGCATCATGTTACACGTAAGAATCCTCTTGGAGAAGGAATTCAAAAATAAcaagaagcaaaaaaaatataactacTACCACTCTTTTTCTGGCAAATTCCTATATCCCTAATTAAACCTTTTCTAAGATATTAACTCGATAAATAACTGTTGCTGTGCCCGATAGGATGCATATCTTGAAGTCGTcatgtttctttttcattaatctATGAAATTGATTGTgtaacaaacaaaaatttgtGTGCATTATGCTTTTGCATTAATGATTTAATTGTTCCTCCTTGTTAGTTCTGTACACTATTGCTTCTGTCACGTATTCATGCGGTGGGAACCACAAAATTAAGATATCCATAActctttaatatattttattttcttataacATGGGAATATGATCTAACTATGGAACATTATGTTCTCCCAATTTGCAAAATAGCATGGTATTTTTTCCTTAGAGACTAGTGATATAAGCAGGTTACCTGTTCAATTATTGTTGCACAAGATTTGAAACTTGGTTACCAATTAGTAGAGAAAATGAACTTTAACTTTTGCAATTTTGACAATTTTAACAGTTTCTGCACTAGTTTTAATAGTTTCAAATGGAAATTATtaagaaataaattaaaaactTCGAAAAAGTAAGAGAATAAAAGAATTTTAGATAGAGCGGTTGGCTGAGAGATAGTAATAAGCTAGAATGCTTTTGAGAGCATTTTTCccattcccaaagaaaaatCAATAATGGCCCACTCAAAATTAAAATTCTCACTGTGACCTTGAtctgaacataataaaacacatACTAATCAAAATTCAGTTGATTTGAATTCTTCTAGACTATAAGTCAAATCAAAGCATAGCGTCACACCAGTAAAGTTGCCATTTTCTAAACATCATTGTATGCAACCACACACCCCTAATGATgtctgaaaaatatatattaaccaAGATATTTGGAAATATTGTTCCTATAAATTTCCACAGACATATTAAAGTTTTTACTAATATAATATTAGACAGTATTTGAATGTAGAATGTCAAGTTCTTTTTGGTTTGATGGAAAATCTAACATCAATGAGATTTGAGTTTTGGTAGCAAATTATGTTAAAAAGTTTCACTtttctataattatttttagaatATAATACTGCAAAATCTTCTCAAAGCTCATAAAATCTTACTTTAATGaaaatgaagaaatgaaaattCAATTCTATTGTAAAGAAATGAAGAATGAGGAATAATCAGGCATAGATGGCTCATATGTCCAATGAATTTAGCCTAATAAGTTATATTCAATCAAAATTCTCGCACTAGCGCCAACTAGATCAAAACCCCCAAACTGGCCACAATTTCAGATTTTTACCAGACACAACCAAAATGTTTTCTGTTTCAGTTTCGAAGTTTCAATGAAGTTTCAGTGTTTAAACCACATGCAGAACCATGCTTTCATATCCACTGTCCGTCATGATCTTGCTAATAAGTAACAAACAATCAAATCAGAGCGCCTAGCATTAGTAATAATGACCATTTTGAACCAGCATCATCTATCGATTGTGCAGGTGATTGACTTTACTAAACTTCTAAAAGGTTTTTTGAGTCATTGTCACAGTGTCCAGCATTTTATGTTCGACCGTAGAAGTGCCTCCAAGTTTTATTTATGTTGGATTTTACTCATCATTTATATTTGAAAGGTTCTCCCCTGGAGGCCTCTCAATGTTTCACAAGTGGTAATTTTTTGAATCTTAAACAAGTTATTTCGGGCTGCAGATTCAGAGTCTTTGACCTCTCAATACATAAAAGTACTTATGTGGATGAACAATAGTGTGCATGCATACTAACATACGGGTATATGTACTACAAATATATGTACATTTGCATGCATACTTTTGTGGATGAAATTGCAACTTAATTTGGAAATGATCAATAATTGAATATCTCTTGTTAACAGCTTATGATGTAATCATGACTATGTTTTTCTTCACCTTTCTACTAGTTCTATCTTAGAAAAATGATTTCAAAGGAAACATAATTCTATTTTCATTTCCTTCTAGCACCATCTAGTCGATGGCGAGCAAGAGGAAAACATTGAGAATATGAATTTGTTTGTCCATTTAAATACAGAGATGATGGTATTAAAGGATTCTGTTTGTTCTTATATGCTTTCAGTGGTACAACAGTAGGAAGTTATGATGTAATCATGACTATGTTTTTCTCCATCTTTCTACTAGTTCTAACTTAGAAAAATGATTTCAAAGGAaacataattctattttaatttcCTTCTAGCACCATCTAGTCGATGGCGAGCAAGAGGAAAACATTGAGAATTTGAATTTGTTTGTCAAATTTAGATATAGAGATGATGGTATTAAAGGATTCTTTTTGTTCTTGTATGCTTTCAGTGGTACAATAGTAGGAAGTTATGTACTTAATGGAACAAGTCTTGAGTTTCCAAATGCAACCATAATTTTATGACATCATGATGTGTTGCCAGTCCGTAGTCAGTTTCAAACCTATTCTAAACAAAGTCTATTCTGGTTAATTAGATCACTGCAATTTCTGCTCATATATCTGATGTGAAGAAGAATAACAAAAGAGAAGACAAATCCAAAACGAACATAGATATACAAGCATGTGCTCCAATCTCTGCCCTTGCACCAACTTAAAAAAACCTCTAGGCTACAACAGCGTACCATCCTGATGAGAGAGGAAGAATGAAAACAATTATTAGTCAGTCTGTTTGCCTGTTATATATAGAATAGACAAATCTCAAAGACAaggttttttttatttgaaaatgttTAGGTTGCCAAAAGAGTAAATTGATGGCCCAAGGCTTTTGTTCATGATCTCAACAACAACCATAATCCGATAACGATTTGCTGGCAGTACAAATTTACTCATTATTACTCCAAACAAAAACACACTTTGACTCATGGAATCTTGCAGATTTTTCATATCTTCGATgtgaaattaaaaattaaagggACAAAAGAGAAGATAGGTCCAAAACACAACAAACGTGCCTTACTTGCGGTAGCAATCTTCGCaaaaataatatccattttgatTTCCTTCTGGAAATAACTCTTCAGCAGGATATTATTTCCCACTCGTTCACTGGTAGAACGAGGAATCTACCAAAAGTCCTTGTGACGATCTTTGACAGAGACAAATAACTCTTGAGCAGATAATACCTGAGTGTTTTCTTGTGGAACCATCAATCCTACCAATCTCGGTTTACCACTTTGCTTCAaaacaataaaatcttcaacaaATCCTAATACGAAACATGGGCATGTCCTTGAAGAACAAActtctccttgaagaacaaactTCTCAACCCAACCCCCACATCTCTCAACCCAGCACCAGAACTTGGACTGTATACATAAGAGAGATGGAAGCAGAGGTAATTTGGAGTGATTTTGACAGTATAAATTGATACCTTCAGAGTAAGTTCTTAATGGACTTCATCTTCCATGGATTACCTCCACCATGTTCCATTAGTTAACCCACAGCAGTCGACCAAACACCAAACACAAGCTCAAGCATGTGTCTCCACCACACCAATTCCCAACGTAAAGACCTAAAACAACATACACTGTACAGAGTTTACTGGTTCCGCGTGCTGTCAGCTGCAAGACCTTGATTTGACAGTCATGATGGAGACAGCACCCCCACCTTTCTTCCCTCCCTATTTTTCAATcgtttaagtatttttttttccctaccaaaccctaaccctaatctaGACACCCTAGTAAAATATCGTCCGCAGATGACCTTTCCACCTTTTTTCCACCCATCCGCACCCCCATCTAAACGCCTTTATGTCCCATCAAACTCCCGGTTTCTCGGTATCGGATATCtataatctttattaataatgctacgcctctccttttttttttaaaattggacAGAATGCCTTAACAGCTTAATCAAATAAACTAAACCCTCAGTTCTAGAAAAGCAACCAGGTCCTGCTCGAGGATCGTATCGaacgaaatttttaaaatctacGCGACAACCTTTGCCAAATATAGCAGCAAAATTAtggttttttttcatttttttagtttttcctttcaaaTAATGGAAAAGAATAAGAATAAAGGAAGAAGGGGAACTTAACAAAGAGCGAGAGGATGGTACCTAGAGAAGAGTTTTTAATGGAGTCATTGGTGCTCTTTCTCCTGCGCTCATTGTGCCCTGCCAGCCGTCTCCGGCAGCTCCTCTTGGCGTCGTCGAACTCCGATATCACATGGAACCTGTCGAGGAATCCATCCAAATTAATCATTCATCTTACACACGGAACGGGAAGCAGAAGAAGcgtagaggaggaggaggaaatgaGATGAAATATGgataggaaagagagagaattaaACCTGCTGCACTGCTGGCAGAAGCGCTGCTCGGCGCCGAGGACGACGACCTTGGGGGCCTTGGAGTGCATCTCGCACACCTTGTGCCGCTTGTGGTAATCCTTGGCGTCCCCCAGCGCCTTGTTGCACCCTTCCACCTGGCATCTCGGCACCCCCACAGCCGGATTCGACGACAGCCTCTCCCTCTTGATCCCGCCACCGGCGACCCCCTCCTCCCCATAGTACTGCCTCTTGCCGAGCTTCAAACACGTGagatggtggtggtgggggcCGTACCGCTGGCCCTGGGCGAGGTGGTCCCCGGGGGCAGCGGGGACCATGGCAGCGTGGAAGGCGAATGGAgggcaggaggaggaggcggcagcGGTGGCGGACAAGGCGATGGCGTGGGGGTTATAGGACGAAGGGGCGGCGGTGATGGCGGCGGAACTCCAGTTCCCCAGATCCCAAATATCCCAGGACGACGGTGCCCCCTGTCCGCCACTTTTCGCGGCCTCTCCTCCGTTTTCcatcccccccctctctctctctctccccctccctccctccttggTTTGAAGGACAGACAGTATCCGAACTCTTTCCTTCTTACTCTATTAATAAGCGATCCCCAATGGAAGGTGGGGAAGTAGGCcgccttcttctctttccttcctaaaactaaaagaagaaaaaaatataataataataataataataataaagaaagaGGGCGGAAAGGCTGCAGCGACTGGTGAAGAGCCAGCTGGGGAGTGCGGACTGGCGACTGGCGACTCACAGCGGACAGACCGGCAGTCTACTTCCCCGCGAGGCTAaaaggggagggaggaagggtTGGAGGTGAGTGGGGTCACGTGACAGGCACCGCAGTCCCCGGCGCAGCGCACGTGCTGAGACGTGGGTCCCAGACACGTGTGCCGAGATGGTCGAAAGGTTCGATCGGATGACAAgacccgggggggggggggggggggggagggaggcGGTGGTGCTGCATTAAACGCGGCGCCTCTGACACGCACACGAGGTCCATCCATTTCGAGTGGACTACTTAGCCTCAAAAGGTGAACTtaattcctccctccctctctcttctcaaGCTTTCTAATATCTGAAAGCttgggaaggagggaggagttTGGTTTACTGGAGTTTCTTTATATTTTCCTTGTTGACGATTATAGCCTTCCATGTTTGTGAGAATGTCTGGGGATGGGTAACAGATAATACTTTAATAGGTttgtgagagagaaagagagatgaaGGGAGAGTACGGGTGGAGGACGAGATTGCCCCACTCGTTTGTTGTTAGGATTGACCGATACGGTAAACGACGGGGGTTATCCGCGCCGGATCCTAGACTGGGATATGGTGTCCCGTGGGCCCCAATTCTGCAGTTCTCTCGTCGACGACGGTGAATTTGTTTTCCCCTGTTCGATCGTTTCGAATTAGCGGAGAACGCTGCTCCCGCTACCCCGATTGGGGCTACGGAGATCCAAGAGGCGACGTACTCATTGgctttcccttcttttttttttttctttttttccttcttgagGAGGGACTAGGCCATCCTTTAGCATGTGATCGTTATTGCAGCCTAGCAGTTCTTCCGCACTAAGATGAGGCCCAAtgtctaaaaaaaaatatttatcattCTGATTCCAAAAAAATAGGATGTTACGGAGTTAGATCATTATAGGCCCATCAGCTTATGTACAACTTTAATAAAGTTATCGCTAAAATTTGGTCATTAGATTGTGGGGCATTATTCCGCATCTCACTAGTCCAGAGAAAAAGGCATTCATCGGTGGCCGAAGCATCATGAACAACGTCCTCATTGCTCAGAAGTTCATGCAGGATCTCCACCACGCCTCGAATCGACGCAGCGTGATGGCGATCAAGCTTGACATGGAGAGAGCTTATGATCACATGAGCTGGCAGTTCTTGATCCATTTCTTTAAGAGCTTTGGGTTCCATAATAGGTGGATCAAGTGGATCATGAGCTGTGTTCAAACACCTTCCTTCACTATTCTAGTGAATGGTTCACCAATGCCCTTTTTCAAAttcact
Proteins encoded in this window:
- the LOC103711645 gene encoding squamosa promoter-binding-like protein 7 isoform X1, giving the protein MENGGEAAKSGGQGAPSSWDIWDLGNWSSAAITAAPSSYNPHAIALSATAAASSSCPPFAFHAAMVPAAPGDHLAQGQRYGPHHHHLTCLKLGKRQYYGEEGVAGGGIKRERLSSNPAVGVPRCQVEGCNKALGDAKDYHKRHKVCEMHSKAPKVVVLGAEQRFCQQCSRFHVISEFDDAKRSCRRRLAGHNERRRKSTNDSIKNSSLENTMTSSRFPSIPTSPSRALSLLSSKASPWVSSPDLSSRSSAALRELIAENRAAVLARQLFSDRGGWHNMGSADQATLPYVPHQHQEPLQAQTQLADGWNQFQESGSHVTLDLMQMPSSSFGVLSGRRKSKEEEEECCAIWKSLEGAHVV
- the LOC103711645 gene encoding squamosa promoter-binding-like protein 7 isoform X2, with protein sequence MENGGEAAKSGGQGAPSSWDIWDLGNWSSAAITAAPSSYNPHAIALSATAAASSSCPPFAFHAAMVPAAPGDHLAQGQRYGPHHHHLTCLKLGKRQYYGEEGVAGGGIKRERLSSNPAVGVPRCQVEGCNKALGDAKDYHKRHKVCEMHSKAPKVVVLGAEQRFCQQCSRFHVISEFDDAKRSCRRRLAGHNERRRKSTNDSIKNSSLGWYAVVA